AGGTACAGCCCCAGATAGGTTCCCTTCGCATCCCTCCGGGGCAGCCCCACGTTGCCGTCGGAACTCAGGGTGATCCGTTCCGGAGCCACCCCCCCCGCCACCAGCTGCTCCACCGCCTTTGATGCCTTGACGGAAACCAGGCAGCCCCGATCGGGTTCCAGGATGGTGCTCAGGTCCACGTTGCCCCCCCGGAGGGCATACCCCCGGGCCTGCTCCAGAAGGTCGGCGTTGGTGTTGCAGTGGGTGGGGAGGGAGCGGTCCAGGGGGACTCCGCTGCGGCGGTGCGCCTCCTCCAGGAAGGCGAAGGGATCCCCGTACTCCGCCACGTGGAGGTGCATCAGCCCGGGTTTGCCGCTCTGCAGCCCCGCCACGTACACCTCGCTGGAGAGGCGACAGAATTCCTCCAGGCTGGGATGGGAGGAGAACCGGTCCGTCAGGGCCACCTTGCAGCCCAGCACGTAGGGCAGAAACACCACGTCCTCCCCGGGGCTTCCCAGGATGGAAGGGGCGGGGAAGCGAAAATTCCCCGTGTGCATGTAGGCCCCCAAACCCTCATCCCGGAGAGCGAGGACCTTGTAGGCCAGCGCCTTTAGGTCCTCGCATCCGTAGCCCATGCCCAGAAGCCCCACAGCGGTGGTGATCCCCGCACGAAGGAAGTGGGAGAGGAAAATCTCCGGGGTCTTGCTGGTGTACCCCTCGTCCCAGGTGGCTCCGGTGAAGTGCACGTGCCCGTCCACCAGTCCCGGGGCCGTCACCCGCCCCTCCAGGTCCGTCTCCTCCGCAGGGCACCCCGAAACCCGAAGTCCCCTTTCCATGGCCTGGATCCGTCCCCCCGCAAGCAGCAGGTCCACGGTCCGCCACTCCCCCGTGCCCCCCGGCTCGGGGGCCACCCTCGCGTTGCGCAGGATCCTCATGCTTTCCACCTCCCGATGATCGATCGTCTACTCCTCCAGAAGCGACACTCCCCCGTAGGCCCGGAGGGACTCGGAGTTGTGCAGCAGCATCGCCACGGTGGAGTGGATGTGGTCCTCCATGATCTCCTTGGCCTCGTTGGGACGGTTTTCGAAGATGGCCCGCACCAGGTCCCGATGCTCCCGGTGGCTTTTCGACCGGTCCGGATCCCGGAGCAGCTCCACCTTTCCCGCGCGTCGGAAGAAGTTGTCGAAGAACAGCACGTAGAGTTCGCAACGCCAGAAAAGCTGCTTCACCTGGTGTTCCATGTGCCGGTTTCCCGTGAGTCGGGCGATCCCCAGGTGGAGGTCCTTGTTCACCTCGTAGATCTTCGGGTCCCCGGAGAAGTAGCACTCCCGCTCCCGGAGGATCAGGTTTTCGAAGACCTCCCGCTCCTCCTCCCCGGCCTGTCGGGCCGCGTCGTAGGCCACCCAGGGCTCCGCGATGAGACGAACCCGGTAGAGATCCTCCAGGTCCTTCCGGGAAAGCCCCGGAAGCACACAGCTCCGGCCGGTCCGGTTCTCCAGAAGCCCCTCCGCCGCCAGGCGGCGCAGGGCGTTGCGCACCGGGGTACGGCTCAGCCCCAGTTCCTCCGCCACCTGCTGCTCCACCAAGGGAAACCCCGGCGGGATGCGCCCCTCCAGGATCAGGCGGATGACCCCCTCGTAGGCTTGCTCTTCCGCAGTGCTCTGGTCGCCCCTCATCCCTCGCCCCCCCCAATTCTTAATCATTCGGTATCCCGTTTCGTATCCTGAATCATTACGCAGGCCCGGCCTTCTGTCAACTTCTTTTTCCTTTCCCCAAGGTTGGCAAATCCCCCCGAAGGAGCTAAGGTGAATCCACTGAATTCACCACGAAGGAGGGATTCCATGGCCCGCATCCGCATCCTCAACGCGGCGCAGGTGGGACAGCTTCTGGTCATGAAGGACGTGGTCGAGGGGGTGGAGCGGATCTACCGGCTCTACTCCACCGGTCGGGCGGGGCTGTGGCCCACGGTGTTCCACGAGTTCGACCCGGGGGTCCGGGACATGGACATCAAGTCGGGCTACCTGGACGGGGCGGGGATCTTCGGCCTGAAGATGGTGGCCTGGTCGGCGGGCAACCCCGCCCGAGGGCTCCCCGCCCTCTCCGGGGTGGTGGTGGTGGCGGACACGGACACGGGGCTTCCCCTGGGGATCGTGGACGGCATGAGCCTCACCTCCCTGCGCACCGGGGCCGCCGGGGCGGTGGGGGCGGCCCGGCTTGCCCGGCCCGACGCGACCCGGGCCCTGATCTGCGGCACCGGGGCCCAGGGCCGGGCACAGCTGGCGGGCCTGGCGGAGGTCCTCCCCTCCCTGAAACACGTGGACGCCTCCAGCCCGGATGCGGCGGGCGCCCAAGCCTACGCGGAGGAGATGGGACACCTCCACCCGAACCTGACGGTGCGGGCGGTGCCCTGGGAAGAACGGGGCGCGGCGGCGCAGCAGGCCCAGGTGGTGGTGGCCTGCACCCCCTCCCGGGAGGCCTACCTGAAATCGGAGTGGATCCGACCGGGAACCCACATCAACGCCATCGGCACCGACGCCCGCACCAAGCAGGAGCTGGAACCGGAGCTGGTGAGGCGCTGCCGCCTGGTGGCGGACTCCCGGGCCCAGACCCTGGACCACGGGGAGCTGTACCACGCCTATTCCGCGGGGCTGGTGCGGCGGGAGGACGTGGCGGAGATGGGAGAGGTGCTGGAGGGACTGGCCCCGGGGCGGAACTCCCCGGAGGAGATCACCCTCTTCGACAGCACCGGCATGGCCCTTCAGGACCTGATCTGCGCCCACCGGGCCCTCCAGAGGGCGGAGGAGCGGGGCGTGGGCACCCTGGTAGAACTTTAAGAGGAGGAGAGACCCATGAAGATCGCACCCTTCGGCGTGGAGCAGTGGATGAACGCCTACGAGGTCGGGGCAGACGCCAACCTGGGGGAAACCTGCGTGGACTCCCTCACCCTGGAGGGGCTGCTGGACCTCACGGGGCGGAAGGAGGAGATCCTTCGGGAACTCCTGGCCCTGCGGCTTTCCTACGGGGACATCCCGGGAAGCGACGAGCTGCGGGACCGGGTGGCGGGGCTGCACGACCGCCAGGGACGGGAGAACGTGATGATCCTCAATGGGGGGTCCGCGGCCAACTTCCTGTCCCTGTACACCCTGGTGGAGCCGGGGGACGAGGTGGTGGCGGTCTACCCCACCTACCAGCAGCTCACGGGCATCCCGGAATCCTTCGGGGCGGTGCTGCGCACCCTGCCCCTGCGCCCGGAGCAGGGTTTCCTGCCGGACCCGGAGGAGCTGGCCGCCCTGGTCACTTCCCGCACGAAGCTGATCTGCCTGAACAACCCCAACAACCCCACGGGGGCCCTGATGGAACGTCCCCTGCTGGAGCGGATCGTCCGGATCGCCCGGGATGCGGGAGCCTGGATCCTCTGCGACGAGGTGTACCGCTTCCTGGTGCACAATCCCAAGGTCCGGGTGCCCTCGGTGGCGGACCTCTACGAGCGGGGGGTGGTCACGGGAAGCCTTTCCAAATGCTTCTCCCTGGCGGGGCTGCGCATCGGCTGGGTCGTGGGGCCGGAGGCCTTCATCGGGGACCTGTTCTCCCACCGGGACTACACCACCATCAGCTGCGGCCGCTTGGACGACCGGCTGGGATGCCTGGCTCTGGAGCACCGGGGGGCCATCCTGGGGCGAAACCTGGCGCTGCTTCGACGCTGCGCGTCGGTCCTGGAACGCTGGGTGGACTCGGAACCCCGGGTCTCCATGGTGAAGCCCCGGGCGGGCACCACCGCCTTCCTGCACTACGACCACAACCTGGACTCCCAGACCTTCTGCCGCCGTCTCTACGACCGGGACCGGACCCTCCTGGTGCCGGGAACCTGCTTCGACCGGGACCGGTGGCTTCGGGTGGGCTACGCCTTCGCCCCCGACGACCTGGAGACGGGGCTTGGGCGGGTGTCCTCCTTCCTGCGGCAGCTGGAGTCCGAGGGGCTGTGAGGGAGACGGAAGGGGCGGCGGAGCGGGCCTACGAGGGCCTGCTCCGCCTGATCCTCACGGAGGAGCTGGAGCCGGGGGACAACCTCCCCGCCCTGACCCTGGCGGCCCGGCTGGGCACCAGCCGCACCCCCGTGCGGGAGGCCCTGCGCCGTCTGGCGGGAGAAGGGATCGCGGAGCTGATCCCCGGCGGGGGTGCCCGCCTGGTGGACCCCACCCCTCGGGGCATCCGGGAGACCTTCGCCATCCGGGAGTGTCTGGAGGTCCTGGCGGTGCGGGAGGCGGCGGCATACCGGGACCCGGTGGCCCTGGCCCGGCTGGACCAGTGCCTCGGGGAACCGGAGGAGGTCCCCCTGGACCCCCTGGAGGCCTTCCGACGCTCCCTGGCCTTCCATCTCCTCCTGTCGAAGGCTTCGGGGAACCGGGAACTGCCCCGGGTTCTGGGGGGCGTCCTGGCCCAGGCCCAGGTATTCCTCCTCTTCTACCCTCCTCCTCCCGGGGAGACGGGAGCCTCCCGAGAGGAACACCGGCGGATCCTGGAGGCGATCCGTCGGGGAGACCCGGAGGGGGCGGAGGCCCGGATGCGGGACCACCTGCGTCTGGGGATGGAGGAGCTGGGGGCCCCCTGAGGGGGCCCCCACCCTACAGCATCCGGCGAACGTCCTCCAGGGCCATGGAGGTCCTTTCGGCAATGGCCTCCGCCCCCATGCCCCCTTCGGCCAGACGGCGCACCAGGGTTTCCAGGGGCTCCGCCACCTCCACCAGATTGCCCTCCGGGTCCTCCACCCGCAGGGAGCGCTGTCCCCAGGGGGCCTCGTGAACCCCCTGCACCCACCGCACCCCGGCCGTCCGGAGTCTCTCCGCGAAGGCGTCCAGCTCCGGGGTCTCGAAGTACAGCTCCAGGTCCCGCCCTCCCCGAGGGACCGGGCCTTCTCCGGTGAGGGCCAGGGCGGCCTCCCGCAGCCAGAGGGAGAGCCCCCCCTCGAACCCCACGCAGGGCCCGTAGTCCGTCACGACCTTCATGCCGAAAAGACCCTCGTAGAACCTTCGAGAAGCTTCCAGATCCCCCACCAGCAGCACCGAGCCCCCGTATCGAGGTGTTTCGCCCATGTCCTTCCCCCCCACCGCAGATGTGCCCCCATCCTACCCCACGGAAGAACCGGCGGGGAGGGGAAGGGGCAGGGAACTCTCCCTCCTGATCCTCTTCCTGCGCTGCCTCATCAGGGGGATAATGGACCCATTCTCTCCGAGGAGGCGGTGATCCGTCATGACCCGACGTTTTTCGTGGCTCTGCGCGACCCTTCTGGGAAGTCTCCTCCTTGCCCCGATTCCCGTCGCGGCGGCCCCCCTCACCCCCGAGGCGAACTACCGCAAGGCCCTGGACTATCAGGCCGCCTACCCCGGGGAATCCTGGACCATCAAGAACCTGGGATACGCCCTGTTGGCCCTGGGGAAGGGGGACGAAGCAGCCCGGGCCTTCCGTCTGTACCTGTACGACGAACCCCGGGACCCGGGAGGCTGGACGGGGCTGGGCTACTCCCTGGCGGCGGCGAATCGTCCCGCCGAGGCGGTGGAGGCCTTCCTGAAAGGGGAGGGTCTGCAACCCGGCAGCGCCGACCCCAACCAGATGGGGTACCTGTACCGCCTCCTGGGGCGTACCGACGACGCCGTCGCCTGGTTCGACCGGTCCCTGGCCCGAGACCCCCGGGACCTCCAGGCCCTGCTGGGCAAGGCCTACGCCTACGGGGAGGCGAAGCGCACTGAGGAGGCCGCGGCGGCCTTCCGGGCAGCCTTGGAAGCAGACCCGGCCCGGGGAGACTACGTGAGCCTGGGCTACGCCCTGGGGACCCTGGGGCGGTTCGACGAGGCGGAAGGGGCGTTTCAGGCGGGGCTGGACCGGGGACAGGAACCCTTCCCGCTTCTCCTGGGGCTGGGCTATGCCCGCATGGGGCAGAAGCGCTTCCCCGAGGCGGCGGAGGCCTTCCGCAAGGCCCGAGCTCTGCGCCCGGAGGACCCGGAGGCGGCGGCCAAGCTGGGCTACGCCGCTGGCGCCGCAGGGCTGCACCAGGAAGCCCTGGAGGCCTTCCTGACGGTGCGCCGGGTCGCCCCGGAGCAGTGTCCCTGGACCAGCCTGGGCTACGCCTTCCAGGCCCTGGGGCGATACCCCGAGGCGGCGGAGGCCTTCGAGGAGGCGGTCCGC
The sequence above is drawn from the Aminomonas paucivorans DSM 12260 genome and encodes:
- a CDS encoding ornithine cyclodeaminase family protein, yielding MARIRILNAAQVGQLLVMKDVVEGVERIYRLYSTGRAGLWPTVFHEFDPGVRDMDIKSGYLDGAGIFGLKMVAWSAGNPARGLPALSGVVVVADTDTGLPLGIVDGMSLTSLRTGAAGAVGAARLARPDATRALICGTGAQGRAQLAGLAEVLPSLKHVDASSPDAAGAQAYAEEMGHLHPNLTVRAVPWEERGAAAQQAQVVVACTPSREAYLKSEWIRPGTHINAIGTDARTKQELEPELVRRCRLVADSRAQTLDHGELYHAYSAGLVRREDVAEMGEVLEGLAPGRNSPEEITLFDSTGMALQDLICAHRALQRAEERGVGTLVEL
- a CDS encoding tetratricopeptide repeat protein, yielding MTRRFSWLCATLLGSLLLAPIPVAAAPLTPEANYRKALDYQAAYPGESWTIKNLGYALLALGKGDEAARAFRLYLYDEPRDPGGWTGLGYSLAAANRPAEAVEAFLKGEGLQPGSADPNQMGYLYRLLGRTDDAVAWFDRSLARDPRDLQALLGKAYAYGEAKRTEEAAAAFRAALEADPARGDYVSLGYALGTLGRFDEAEGAFQAGLDRGQEPFPLLLGLGYARMGQKRFPEAAEAFRKARALRPEDPEAAAKLGYAAGAAGLHQEALEAFLTVRRVAPEQCPWTSLGYAFQALGRYPEAAEAFEEAVRKSPDDPEPLKGLGYTRLSQGKTGEALTAFQRLLTLRPDGESYAALGRALGERKVPGEAAEAFRRGLALAPGNPNLAEGLARALAASRNPKAAREALRILLGLDPARGERVARELGLKP
- a CDS encoding GntR family transcriptional regulator is translated as MRETEGAAERAYEGLLRLILTEELEPGDNLPALTLAARLGTSRTPVREALRRLAGEGIAELIPGGGARLVDPTPRGIRETFAIRECLEVLAVREAAAYRDPVALARLDQCLGEPEEVPLDPLEAFRRSLAFHLLLSKASGNRELPRVLGGVLAQAQVFLLFYPPPPGETGASREEHRRILEAIRRGDPEGAEARMRDHLRLGMEELGAP
- a CDS encoding VOC family protein, with the translated sequence MGETPRYGGSVLLVGDLEASRRFYEGLFGMKVVTDYGPCVGFEGGLSLWLREAALALTGEGPVPRGGRDLELYFETPELDAFAERLRTAGVRWVQGVHEAPWGQRSLRVEDPEGNLVEVAEPLETLVRRLAEGGMGAEAIAERTSMALEDVRRML
- a CDS encoding GntR family transcriptional regulator, which gives rise to MRGDQSTAEEQAYEGVIRLILEGRIPPGFPLVEQQVAEELGLSRTPVRNALRRLAAEGLLENRTGRSCVLPGLSRKDLEDLYRVRLIAEPWVAYDAARQAGEEEREVFENLILRERECYFSGDPKIYEVNKDLHLGIARLTGNRHMEHQVKQLFWRCELYVLFFDNFFRRAGKVELLRDPDRSKSHREHRDLVRAIFENRPNEAKEIMEDHIHSTVAMLLHNSESLRAYGGVSLLEE
- a CDS encoding aminotransferase class I/II-fold pyridoxal phosphate-dependent enzyme, with the protein product MKIAPFGVEQWMNAYEVGADANLGETCVDSLTLEGLLDLTGRKEEILRELLALRLSYGDIPGSDELRDRVAGLHDRQGRENVMILNGGSAANFLSLYTLVEPGDEVVAVYPTYQQLTGIPESFGAVLRTLPLRPEQGFLPDPEELAALVTSRTKLICLNNPNNPTGALMERPLLERIVRIARDAGAWILCDEVYRFLVHNPKVRVPSVADLYERGVVTGSLSKCFSLAGLRIGWVVGPEAFIGDLFSHRDYTTISCGRLDDRLGCLALEHRGAILGRNLALLRRCASVLERWVDSEPRVSMVKPRAGTTAFLHYDHNLDSQTFCRRLYDRDRTLLVPGTCFDRDRWLRVGYAFAPDDLETGLGRVSSFLRQLESEGL
- a CDS encoding amidohydrolase family protein, which encodes MRILRNARVAPEPGGTGEWRTVDLLLAGGRIQAMERGLRVSGCPAEETDLEGRVTAPGLVDGHVHFTGATWDEGYTSKTPEIFLSHFLRAGITTAVGLLGMGYGCEDLKALAYKVLALRDEGLGAYMHTGNFRFPAPSILGSPGEDVVFLPYVLGCKVALTDRFSSHPSLEEFCRLSSEVYVAGLQSGKPGLMHLHVAEYGDPFAFLEEAHRRSGVPLDRSLPTHCNTNADLLEQARGYALRGGNVDLSTILEPDRGCLVSVKASKAVEQLVAGGVAPERITLSSDGNVGLPRRDAKGTYLGLYLERTDSLLENLQALLRGGFPPETAFALTGANPAKRLGLYPRKGALRAGADADLAVFGENWELERVYLAGEPALEEGRPCRFSYFERDLRDDGKGEGSCSR